The following proteins come from a genomic window of Pseudomonadota bacterium:
- a CDS encoding oxidoreductase yields MADKPKLAICWFGGCGGCDEAIVDLNEDILKVTNAFDLVLWPVALDFKYHHIEAMEDKEITLSIINGSVRNSEHEEIAHLLRKKSQLVLAFGACACFGGTPGMANMRSKEDIFQWVYEDAPTIVNPKHNVPQTVSNTTGYELTLPEFYGQVYPLNQIIDVDYYLPGCPPPPNLIYNAISAAIAGDLPPKGSTLAPERALCDVCDRNKTKPERLAISNIKRIHEIEADPEKCFLAQGVVCTGPATRSGCGETCIKTNIPCRGCFGPVEGIADMGAKYLSAFASIIEADTEENRKKLIESLDDPAGYFYRFTTASSLLKKRRDASKK; encoded by the coding sequence ATGGCAGATAAACCTAAATTAGCGATATGCTGGTTCGGCGGATGCGGAGGATGTGATGAGGCTATCGTTGACCTGAATGAAGATATCCTCAAGGTGACAAACGCCTTTGATCTGGTCCTCTGGCCTGTAGCACTCGATTTTAAATACCACCACATTGAAGCAATGGAAGACAAAGAAATTACACTCAGCATAATAAATGGCTCCGTGAGAAATTCAGAACATGAGGAAATTGCCCATCTTTTGAGGAAAAAATCCCAGCTTGTGCTTGCCTTTGGCGCATGTGCATGTTTTGGAGGCACGCCCGGCATGGCAAATATGAGAAGTAAGGAAGATATTTTCCAGTGGGTTTATGAAGATGCACCGACAATCGTGAACCCGAAACACAACGTTCCACAAACTGTTTCAAATACAACCGGTTACGAATTGACGCTCCCGGAATTCTACGGACAGGTTTACCCGTTGAACCAGATAATAGATGTTGATTATTATCTGCCCGGATGTCCTCCACCGCCTAACCTGATATACAATGCGATAAGCGCTGCAATAGCAGGGGATCTGCCGCCAAAGGGCTCTACTCTTGCGCCTGAAAGGGCATTATGTGATGTTTGCGACAGGAATAAAACAAAACCGGAGCGTCTTGCCATATCCAATATTAAGAGGATACATGAAATTGAGGCTGATCCTGAAAAATGCTTTCTTGCACAGGGCGTGGTATGTACAGGACCTGCAACACGGTCAGGGTGCGGAGAAACATGCATAAAGACAAATATACCTTGCAGAGGTTGTTTCGGACCTGTTGAGGGCATCGCAGATATGGGCGCAAAATATCTCTCGGCCTTTGCTTCGATAATTGAGGCAGATACTGAGGAAAACAGAAAAAAGCTGATTGAAAGCCTGGATGATCCTGCCGGCTATTTCTATCGTTTCACAACCGCATCTTCTCTCCTGAAAAAGAGAAGAGATGCATCAAAGAAATAA